In Gossypium hirsutum isolate 1008001.06 chromosome A10, Gossypium_hirsutum_v2.1, whole genome shotgun sequence, the DNA window cgCCCGCACAAGGACTCGAACCTGCGCCCTCTTCGTGTGCCCAGCACGCTGCTGCCACTGCGCCACGGGCACTCCTTATGTTGGATTATGCTCGCAACTCCTCTTAATCCCTATTTTAACCGCAACCTGAATACtaaaaaaaacaaccatttgcGCGCGCCGTGCCTTCCAACGCCCTCCTAGCATGCTTAGCCACTAGGCCAGGTGCTTGTTTGTGATAAAACTcagcccaaattattaataaggcctactgcccagattcctttaagaggcaaaatttaagaattttgctaaagctatgggccgagccctggactttttcccacaccataaacccttcgtagtttatttaattactaaactaaacatacgaaataataataataataataataacatccaaattattcgggccgtcttctacccgaacccagactcaaggcccaaaaatcagggcgttacaatatatatttttattttttcttaaataaaaagactaaattacccttgaataatataacttattttaattatggaagAACATCCTCGTAATTTCCCTAATTGAGTTGGTGACCTGGTTAAGAGTGACACTAACTCAGTGAGGAGCTTAAATAACAGTTTAGATAcacaaatatataaagaaaaaaatcatacaaaaaaTATTACTTTATTTCAAATGGTAAATGAAAAAGTTTAATATGCATGGTGTCTTTGGTTCAAATCtaattatgaataaatttttattgatttataaaaatataaaaagataaaaacacttacataattatataagttatttagcaaataaaatgatttttttcgtAATTCTCTAACTGAGTTGGGATTCGATTAATTggtgacactaactcaataaaaaacttaataaatagtataaatatgctaataaataaaaatttaacaaatttcatACATCAGTAGAACATATAATCCATTgataacttaattaatattatacatataatattttttttataaaaactaaaaatatcatGATAATGTTATAACATTAATatcacttaaataaaaaataaaaaataattgtttttataattatacatatgtttcatttaattaatatacaattatattatattttgttaatataaaTACTGTATGCACGAGTAAGAAAATTAGCATATTATATATTACAaggtttttaagtttataatgaATTCATATGATAAAAATTTGACATACGgcaagaaatgaataaaaaacatTTGTGGAGAGAAGAATTGCAACTTAAACCCCTTCACATTTTAATATAAGTTTTAAAGGTGTTCTgcaagttatatttttataataagttttctaatttacttatatttaataatttaaattacagaaattttaaatttttcattatttttagaaattaaatacaaTAGTAAGattgaaataaatatttgaaGATATAAATAATGTTAGAATAAGTTACAGATATTTAAAtctaattaacaatattaataattaaaattaagttagaAACTAATTCCcacaatatattattttaatatttatattttaaaaataatttcataatattATTTATCTAAATTCAATCTAATATCcattatctttctttttcaaaatacaCTAATAACCATCTTGTCGTAATAAATTTTATgacgaattttaaaaaataattcaattactGCATGCAATCGAGAAAACTAATTTATTTGTAGGCCTTTAAAAGATTATGCAAGTGTAAAGCTTTTAATGGATCCTAAGCTGAAgtcttaaaaaaattatggtgCTCCATTTCATGCATTCGCCTTCTAAGAAAACGGATCAGTGAAGATTTTGTGGGGAAATCGGGTTGACGATGGCAAAACAAATCGATGGTTAAAGAAACCAAAGAATTGCTCAATACAAGAAAATGGATCAACACATCCAGAAAGAGATACAATACCATGCTTTGCTCAAACGACATTAAGTTTCTACGACAAACAGGACGAGCAACAACCACCCTGTTGTCCCCAAAGAAACCACAGACTTTAACATCTAACAACCACAGCACCAACTGGAACACCTAGACGCCTAAGGAACAGAAAGCAATTATTAGGTAAACGTGGACTTCAAAACACATTCTACTTAAGGAGGTGGCAAAATGCCACCACCAGTTGCACCTCCGCCAGCATCACCTGCACCACCACCATTACCTGCTCCACCGCCTAAACCTCCTGGTCCACCTAAACCTCCGGCCCCACCTAAACCGCCGAGACCACCAATGCCATGATAACCGCCTATTCCCGCGGCACCACCAATTCCACCATATTTCCCGATCCCTCCAAGGCCACCAACCAAAGGCAGACCGCCAACCATGCCTGCATAGCCACCCATCCCCGCAAAACCACCAACACCACCATAAATAAAATTCTTCTTGTCATCAATAGCATTACCCTTTGGTGAACCTGCCTTTGGTGCATTGGCTTCCAACATTTGCTCCTTCGCGCTATCAGACATCATGGTTTGCTGGGTAACAAGGCCAACATCGCCAGGCACAGTACGTGCATGACTTGCATGCATAGTGACCAAAACAAGCACAAAAAATGCAAATGAACTACCCATTTCTCTCCTCTATCTCTCTCCAGATATTGTCAAATTGGTGCTCCCTTGAGTTAGCTAGCTTACATGGAATTGCCTTACATATATAGAGAGAGATTGAAAGGTAGCGGACAGTTGAGGGTAATAAAGAGGGTGGTAAATGAAAATGAGACTTCACTCTCACGATCTCGAGAAGGTAACTTCTTTGAAATTGGCACCAGAGTCTTAGTTGGATGCgaagaagagaaatttaaggAAGTCATGTGTTATGTCGTCCGCGAGAAAGGCCATTGTAGGAACTTTTGGTTCGGTGCGGTACATCAGTACGGATAACAGAAACCTGAAGTATGGTTGACACTCGATAAAACATATAGCGGTACATATATTTTTTGCCATAGGGGttatcaaagaggaataagttgttaggagtgaccatggattttttCCGAATTCTAGTCAAATTTTTTCTTCAAACATTTAAACCGAGTTGTAATTAAATCAAAAGATTGAGGAAATTGTTGTAGGCGGCCAATGTCTATATCATTCAATATAGGGAAaagattataatttaaaatttaaaatataatattttaccgtaaattttataaataataactcaattattaatagatttttttagtcatttaactataaaaagttactaacatttttatatttatatttttttcacctGTAATTAAGTGACTAACAGGAAGATAGcgtgacaacttttaaaattgaaataataataaatttaaccctcaatatttatttattatattaatgtaatttttattttaaaaataaaaatattttttatattttctctctaattttctttttcatctctcTCATTCATCTCTATtcaattttcaaactttttttttcaatttagaaaTTCTCAATTCTGTTCTACCGTGGATGAACGAAAAGAGAAAGAATGGATAATTCGTTGTTATTTGTTATTGTTGagggaaaatttttcaaagtataGTTTGTTAAGTAGCCGATGCTTTCCTCAACAATCGAAGATATTGTCTATATCCGTTGTATGGTTCATGAAAGTGAATTGCTTCAGCTAATGGAGATACAACTTGAAAGAGCTCAAGGGAGAAGCATTAGTATTATATACAATAATAATCATGAAAAATGCATGTCCAAGGATTCAAACCAACAACTAAAACATATACAGCTTTTACACTGAAACTATGGTACCACTTGAGCTAACTAAAGGCTACATAAGCTTTGATTGGTGGTTCAAATCCTCATATGAACAATATTAATGCCTCTCTCGGGAGCTTGCATATTTCTATCTCTACCAATTGAGATATCCTTTTCTGTGAAGCATATAGTGACTCTTTGTAAAAGTCAATGATAAAACCACTACACACGAATAATATTTTGGTCGTTGAGGACAACATCAACTATATGACAaacaacatttcaaaaatttattcatgaaaaaatcgattttttttaacaatttcttAATAAACTtctaaactaaaaaatattttaaaaagtctGTAAAGACTTTGTAGAAATTCAATGAttaaccaattctttcaaactaaatataaaaaatggtaaACGCCTCAAACTATTTT includes these proteins:
- the LOC107895814 gene encoding glycine-rich protein 23, which encodes MGSSFAFFVLVLVTMHASHARTVPGDVGLVTQQTMMSDSAKEQMLEANAPKAGSPKGNAIDDKKNFIYGGVGGFAGMGGYAGMVGGLPLVGGLGGIGKYGGIGGAAGIGGYHGIGGLGGLGGAGGLGGPGGLGGGAGNGGGAGDAGGGATGGGILPPP